In one window of Henckelia pumila isolate YLH828 chromosome 1, ASM3356847v2, whole genome shotgun sequence DNA:
- the LOC140874234 gene encoding uncharacterized protein, with protein sequence MKPTYTLGLLVLLLLGVAATAKGPKSTPVYKDPTRSIKERIEDLISQMTVKEKISQMAQIEIAGLTAEIMRDHAIGSVLSGGGSTPRVHATAKDWVDMVNNFQKGSLSSRLGIPMIYGIDAVHGHNNVYKSTIFPHNVGLGCSRDPELVRRIGAATALEARATGIPYVFAPCIAVCRNPKWGRCYESYSEDHKIVEQMTDIINGLQGEIPPHAKKGVPYLGGKDKVVACAKHFVGDGGTVNGINENNTIIDWDGLLRLHMPGYYHSIIKGVSTVMVSFSSWNGVKMHANRNLITNFLKGTLRFRGFVISDWQGVDKLTDPIHANYSDSLLKAVNAGIDMVMVPYNYTEFTDILMSHVKNNRIAMSRIDDAVRRILRVKFTAGLFENPIADYSFVQYLGSQAHRDLAREAVRKSLVLLKNGQKGDDPVIPLAKKTSRILVAGTHANNLGLQCGGWTITWQGLNTTNLTAGSTILNGISSAVDPSTEIVYSENPDVDFIKENKFSYAIVVVGEQPYAETAGDNTNLTIPEPGLTTLKNVCGHAKCVVVLVSGRPLVIEPYLGSIDALVAAWLPGSEGQGVADVLFGDYGFTGKLARTWFKNVDQLPMNVGDENYDPLFGFGFGLQTKAVGANT encoded by the exons atGAAGCCAACATATACATTGGGACTCCTCGTCCTCCTCCTCCTTGGGGTCGCAGCGACGGCGAAAGGCCCGAAATCGACACCCGTGTACAAAGACCCGACGCGATCCATCAAGGAGAGGATAGAGGACCTGATTAGCCAGATGACTGTGAAGGAGAAAATCTCACAGATGGCCCAGATAGAGATCGCGGGTCTGACGGCGGAGATCATGCGGGACCACGCCATCGGAAGCGTCCTCAGCGGCGGAGGAAGCACGCCGCGGGTGCATGCCACGGCCAAGGACTGGGTGGATATGGTGAATAACTTTCAAAAAGGGTCGTTGTCGAGTAGGCTTGGGATTCCCATGATCTATGGGATCGATGCTGTGCATGGACACAATAATGTCTATAAATCTACTATTTTCCCACACAATGTGGGACTTGGTTGCTCAAG AGACCCGGAGCTTGTTAGGAGAATTGGTGCAGCCACAGCGCTTGAAGCTAGAGCTACTGGAATCCCCTACGTCTTCGCTCCTTGTATAGCT GTATGTAGAAATCCGAAATGGGGCAGATGCTATGAGAGTTACAGTGAGGATCACAAGATTGTTGAACAAATGACAGATATCATCAATGGTTTACAGGGAGAAATCCCTCCCCATGCCAAAAAGGGTGTCCCCTATCTCGGTGGAAA AGACAAGGTTGTGGCTTGTGCCAAGCACTTTGTCGGCGACGGCGGGACGGTTAATGGGATAAATGAGAACAATACAATCATTGATTGGGATGGTTTACTTAGACTTCACATGCCCGGATACTATCACTCCATAATCAAGGGTGTTTCCACTGTCATGGTTTCTTTCTCGAGTTGGAACGGAGTGAAAATGCACGCGAATCGCAATCTCATCACTAATTTCCTCAAGGGTACCCTTAGATTCAGG GGATTCGTGATCTCAGATTGGCAAGGAGTAGACAAGCTTACTGATCCCATACATGCTAATTACTCAGACTCCCTTTTGAAAGCTGTCAATGCTGGCATTGACATG GTGATGGTTCCTTACAACTATACCGAATTCACGGACATTTTGATGTCCCATGTGAAGAACAACCGGATCGCGATGAGCCGGATTGATGATGCTGTTAGAAGGATTCTGAGGGTTAAATTCACCGCGGGGCTTTTCGAGAACCCTATAGCTGATTATAGCTTTGTTCAGTATCTTGGGAGCCAG GCTCATAgggatttggcaagagaggcaGTACGAAAATCACTTGTTCTCTTGAAAAATGGACAAAAGGGTGATGACCCTGTAATTCCACTAGCTAAAAAGACTTCAAGAATCTTGGTTGCTGGAACTCATGCCAACAATCTTGGACTGCAATGTGGTGGCTGGACAATCACTTGGCAAGGACTTAACACCACCAATCTCACCGCAG GGTCCACCATACTAAACGGAATATCGTCAGCTGTCGATCCCAGTACCGAAATAGTCTACTCAGAAAACCCGGACGTCGATTTCATCAAGGAAAACAAGTTCTCATATGCCATTGTTGTTGTGGGAGAGCAACCTTATGCAGAAACAGCTGGAGACAACACAAACCTAACCATTCCCGAACCAGGCCTAACTACGTTAAAAAATGTGTGTGGCCATGCCAAATGCGTCGTCGTTCTGGTCTCCGGTCGACCGTTGGTAATCGAGCCATATCTTGGATCCATAGATGCTCTGGTGGCAGCATGGCTGCCAGGATCCGAGGGCCAGGGGGTGGCGGATGTGCTGTTTGGGGACTACGGCTTCACCGGAAAGTTGGCGAGGACCTGGTTCAAGAATGTGGATCAGCTTCCGATGAATGTTGGGGATGAGAATTATGATCCATTGTTTGGCTTTGGTTTTGGACTCCAGACTAAAGCTGTTGGAGCAAATACATAA
- the LOC140874348 gene encoding uncharacterized protein encodes MKSTTLGLLVLLLVGVVVMGQDPATGTIYKDPTRPLNLRIRDLMSQMTLEEKISQMAQLDRVAATPEMMRDHSIGSLLSGGGSVPRERATPEEWVDMVNTFQNGSLSSRLGIPMIYGIDAVHGHNNVYKATIFPHNIGLGATRDPVLVKRIGAATALEARATGIPYVFAPCIAVCRNPKWGRCYESYSEDPNVVKHMTEIIRGLQGELPPNSRKGVPYLSGKDKVAACAKHFVGDGGTNNGINENNTIIDWHGLLSIHMPGYYQSIIKGVSTVMVSYSSWNGVKMHANQNLITHFLKGLLRFRGFVISDWQGVDKIAYPEHANYSDSLLKAINAGIDMVMVPYNHTEFSEILISHVKNNLIPMSRINDAVRRILRVKFTMGLFENPMADYSFVHHLGSQAHRDLARMAVRKSLVLLKNGQNGDEPLIPLPKKTSRILVAGTHANNLGMQCGGWTITWQGLNTTNLTAGSTILNGITSAVDPSTEIVYSENPDADFVKQSNFSYAIVVVGEPPYAETKGDNADLNIPESGLTTIKNVCGSTKCVVVLISGRPLVIEPYLPQMDALVAAWLPGSEGQGVADALFGNYGFTGKLPRTWFKTVDQLPMNFGDEKYDPLFAYGFGLETQPN; translated from the exons ATGAAGTCAACAACACTGGGACTCTTGGTCCTGCTCCTGGTTGGGGTCGTGGTGATGGGGCAGGACCCTGCGACGGGCACCATCTACAAGGACCCGACCCGACCCTTGAACTTGAGGATACGGGACCTGATGAGCCAGATGACTCTGGAGGAGAAGATCTCGCAGATGGCCCAGCTGGACCGGGTGGCGGCGACGCCGGAGATGATGAGGGACCACTCCATCGGCAGCCTCCTCAGCGGCGGCGGAAGCGTCCCCCGAGAGAGGGCCACGCCGGAGGAGTGGGTGGATATGGTCAACACTTTCCAGAACGGGTCGTTGTCGAGTAGGCTCGGGATTCCCATGATCTATGGGATCGATGCTGTTCATGGACATAATAATGTGTATAAAGCCACTATTTTCCCACATAATATTGGCCTCGGGGCCACAAG AGATCCAGTGCTTGTTAAGAGAATTGGTGCAGCCACGGCCCTTGAAGCCAGAGCTACTGGAATCCCCTATGTCTTCGCTCCTTGCATCGCT GTTTGCAGAAACCCGAAATGGGGAAGGTGCTACGAGAGTTATAGCGAGGATCCCAATGTTGTCAAACACATGACAGAAATCATCCGAGGCTTACAAGGAGAACTCCCTCCCAATTCAAGAAAAGGTGTACCTTACTTGAGTGGCAA GGACAAGGTTGCAGCTTGTGCAAAGCATTTTGTTGGTGATGGAGGGACAAACAATGGGATAAATGAGAACAATACAATCATCGATTGGCATGGCTTGCTTAGCATTCATATGCCTGGTTACTATCAGTCCATAATCAAGGGTGTCTCCACTGTCATGGTTTCTTATTCGAGTTGGAACGGAGTCAAGATGCATGCCAATCAAAATCTCATCACCCATTTTCTCAAGGGACTTCTCAGGTTTAGG GGATTCGTTATCTCCGATTGGCAAGGAGTCGACAAGATTGCTTATCCCGAGCATGCCAACTACTCGGACTCCCTTTTGAAAGCTATCAATGCAGGCATCGACATG GTTATGGTCCCTTACAATCACACGGAATtcagtgagattttgatatcCCATGTGAAGAACAACTTAATCCCAATGAGCAGGATTAACGATGCTGTTAGAAGGATTTTGAGGGTTAAATTCACTATGGGTCTTTTTGAGAACCCTATGGCTGATTATAGCTTCGTTCATCATCTCGGAAGCCAG GCTCACAGAGATTTGGCAAGAATGGCAGTGAGAAAGTCACTTGTTCTCTTGAAAAACGGACAAAATGGTGATGAGCCCTTGATTCCACTCCCTAAAAAGACTTCAAGAATCTTGGTTGCTGGAACACATGCCAACAATCTTGGAATGCAATGTGGTGGCTGGACAATCACTTGGCAAGGACTTAACACCACCAATCTCACCGCAG GATCCACAATACTGAATGGAATAACATCAGCAGTCGACCCCAGCACCGAAATCGTCTACAGCGAAAACCCCGACGCTGATTTTGTCAAGCAGAGCAACTTCTCATACGCCATTGTTGTTGTGGGAGAGCCACCTTATGCTGAAACCAAAGGAGACAATGCAGACTTGAATATTCCTGAATCAGGCCTAACTACCATAAAAAACGTATGCGGCAGCACGAAATGTGTCGTCGTTCTGATCTCCGGTCGACCTTTGGTAATCGAGCCTTATCTTCCTCAGATGGATGCTCTGGTGGCTGCATGGCTACCGGGATCTGAGGGCCAAGGCGTGGCGGATGCCTTGTTTGGAAACTACGGATTCACCGGAAAGTTGCCGCGGACTTGGTTCAAGACGGTGGATCAGCTGCCGATGAACTTTGGTGATGAGAAATATGATCCATTGTTTGCTTATGGCTTCGGACTTGAGACTCAACCAAATTAA